A genomic region of Papaver somniferum cultivar HN1 chromosome 7, ASM357369v1, whole genome shotgun sequence contains the following coding sequences:
- the LOC113293050 gene encoding sphinganine C4-monooxygenase 1-like gives MVFWEGYLSDETMGIISPVVVFWLYAGVHHILPPLDHYRLHTRKEAASQNLVSIPTVIKGVLLQQSIAATVAYLLFWVNNSMLRSSEVVVQPSFSIQILQFIVSMLVLDAWQYFGHRYMHQNKFLYKHIHSVHHRVVVPYAFGAAYNHPLEGLLLDTFGGVASMLISGMTARTSVFFYSLSVIKGIDDHSGLWLPEYNPLQLIFPCNTAYHDIHHYGVRGIKYNYSQPFFTFWDKLYGTQMPYTVVKRPEGGFEVRQPKEWRVQQNS, from the exons ATGGTTTTTTGGGAAGGTTATTTGAGTGATGAAACAATGGGTATAATTTCTCCAGTAGTTGTCTTTTGGTTATATGCAGGAGTTCATCACATTTTACCTCCATTAGATCATTATCGTTTACATACAAGAAAAGAGGCAGCATCACAGAATTTAGTTTCGATTCCTACTGTGATTAAAGGTGTTCTATTGCAACAGTCTATTGCAGCTACTGTGGCATATTTATTGTTCTGG GTGAATAACTCTATGTTGAGGTCATCTGAAGTAGTGGTTCAACCCTCTTTTTCAATACAAATATTGCAGTTTATTGTGAGCATGTTGGTTTTGGATGCATGGCAGTATTTTGGACACCGCTACATGCACCAAAACAAATTTCTCTATAAACATATTCACTCTGTACATCACAGGGTGGTCGTTCCTTATGCATTTGGGGCAGCTTACAACCACCCACTGGAGGGTCTTTTACTGGATACATTTGGCGGTGTGGCCTCCATGTTGATTTCAGGGATGACAGCTCGAACATCTGTGTTCTTCTATTCTCTTTCTGTAATCAAAGGTATTGATGATCATTCTGGGCTCTGGCTGCCTGAGTATAACCCCTTACAACTTATATTCCCATGCAACACTGCTTATCATGATATCCATCATTACGGGGTACGAGGTATAAAGTACAATTATTCACAACCATTTTTCACTTTTTGGGATAAACTCTACGGGACACAGATGCCTTATACAGTTGTGAAACGACCCGAAGGAGGATTCGAAGTAAGGCAACCAAAAGAATGGAGAGTGCAACAAAATAGCTGA
- the LOC113294035 gene encoding dehydrogenase/reductase SDR family member 7-like has product MKNKTAMHESSIRYKKSSVQTSDLVSDIPTDFTLLSRGKAKQEEIEDKVFWITGASRGIGETLSKQLAGLGAKLIISARNEAELERVKSQLVGKHAPEGVKVLPLDLTAGEESLKEIVMKAQSYYNGVDYMIHNAANDVHTKTSALDVTQESLKATLDVNLVGTITLTQLLAPLMVERGKGHFVVMSSAAGKVPAPGQAVYSASKYALNGYFHTLRSELNQKGIKVTVVCPGPIDTPNGTGAGSSGKMVSSERCAELTIIAATHGLKEAWISDHPVLTIMYLAQYTPAIGFWITDKVGGDRVLAASERENTDSWSLLFGQKKIKDA; this is encoded by the exons ATGAAGAATAAAACGGCTATGCATGAGAG TTCAATAAGATATAAGAAATCTTCAGTACAGACTAGTGATCTTGTCTCTGATATACCAACAGATTTTACATTGTTATCCAGAGGGAAAGCCaaacaagaagaaattgaagataaG GTTTTCTGGATTACGGGCGCCAGCCGTGGAATTG GGGAGACTCTATCCAAGCAACTAGCTGGTTTAGGAGCCAAGCTCATAATTTCTGCACGAAATGAAGCTGAACTGGAAAGAGTCAAATCGCAGCTTGTTG GTAAACATGCACCAGAGGGAGTTAAGGTTTTGCCTCTTGATTTGACAGCTGGTGAGGAGTCTCTAAAAGAAATTGTAATGAAAGCACAGTCATATTATAATGGTGTTGATTATATGATCCATAATGCAGCTAATGACGTGCACACA AAAACATCTGCTTTGGACGTGACTCAAGAAAGTCTTAAG GCTACCCTCGATGTGAATCTTGTGGGGACGATAACTCTCACTCAGCTCTTGGCACCTCTTATGGTGGAAAGAGGAAAAGGCCATTTTGTAGTG ATGAGCAGTGCTGCTGGAAAGGTACCTGCACCAGGTCAGGCTGTATATTCTGCTTCCAAGTATGCTTTAAATGGGTACTTCCATACATTGCGTTCTGAG CTCAATCAAAAAGGTATAAAAGTAACAGTCGTCTGTCCTGGACCTATAGATACACCAAATGGTACTGGAGCAGGATCTTCTGGG AAGATGGTCTCATCAGAAAGGTGCGCCGAGCTAACAATTATTGCAGCAACACATGGACTGAAGGAAGCTTGGATATCTGATCAT CCTGTGCTTACCATTATGTACTTGGCGCAATACACGCCAGCAATAGGGTTTTGGATTACGGACAAG GTAGGTGGAGATCGAGTACTTGCTGCGTCAGAAAGGGAAAATACTGACTCATGGAGCCTGCTTTTTGGGCAGAAGAAAATAAAGGATGCTTAA